One Granulicella sp. 5B5 DNA window includes the following coding sequences:
- a CDS encoding cytochrome c, whose translation MWRPLLCVSTLSAFLLMGAALQAPTAGPAPAQSPAPAPIPPEAAAMVSPVKVTPESLAHAKKIYGYDCAMCHGDNGNGKTDLAKQMNLTLKDWTDPASLKGMTDGELYYIILKGRGSMSGEEGRAPPAVLWNMVALVRSYSKP comes from the coding sequence ATGTGGAGACCACTGCTGTGTGTCTCGACGCTGTCCGCTTTTCTGCTGATGGGGGCCGCGCTGCAAGCGCCAACGGCCGGCCCTGCTCCCGCACAGAGCCCCGCACCCGCACCGATTCCACCTGAAGCCGCGGCGATGGTGAGCCCGGTGAAGGTCACACCGGAGTCGCTGGCCCATGCGAAGAAGATCTATGGGTACGACTGCGCCATGTGCCATGGGGACAACGGCAACGGCAAGACCGACCTGGCGAAGCAGATGAACCTGACGCTGAAGGACTGGACCGATCCCGCATCGTTGAAGGGGATGACGGACGGGGAGCTGTACTACATCATCCTGAAGGGGCGCGGCAGCATGTCCGGCGAGGAGGGCCGCGCGCCGCCGGCGGTGCTGTGGAACATGGTGGCACTGGTGCGGTCGTACTCCAAACCGTAA
- a CDS encoding MFS transporter, which translates to MSEAAFNELDPELIAAPAEAAPVPVPAVEQLSMAEVLRVPTLRRLWYAQIVSVFGDFLALFAVIDIITFQLHATPQQVTGLNVAYLLPIAVLGVISGVFVDRWPLKLTMVGSDFTRAALCLLLFFVHSIWGFYAVMAAISIFSSFFSPAQGVAIRSAVPFHGLRSANALMQQVMFIMRIIGGPIAIIIVNTFKARACYGLDAVSFLASGSLIASLTLIVPRNPHTEAAAEIQKTSQASAIGRIFMDMKVGGSFILHHAALLFVIVALAAGMFVLGCFGPLIAVYVRDTLHAPSTIFAVTSAAIGIGLLGGVNILNVFAKRIPNTTQVYLGLGGIALGTALLAAAPLAAITLPLLHTTVPVIITVFGCFLIGFACAGIIVPSQTLIQEETPAELMGRVGSTTMSAVFGAQILGLLLSGILADHTSVRSVFAICTAMLAVLIVAGKLWMEPEDHPALA; encoded by the coding sequence ATGAGTGAAGCCGCCTTCAACGAACTCGACCCGGAACTGATCGCCGCGCCCGCTGAAGCCGCACCCGTGCCGGTGCCGGCTGTGGAGCAACTCTCCATGGCCGAGGTGCTGCGCGTGCCCACGCTGCGCCGCCTTTGGTACGCGCAGATCGTCAGCGTCTTCGGCGACTTCCTCGCGCTCTTCGCGGTGATCGACATCATCACCTTCCAACTGCACGCGACGCCGCAGCAGGTCACCGGGCTCAACGTCGCCTATCTGCTGCCCATCGCTGTGCTGGGCGTCATCTCCGGCGTCTTCGTCGACCGCTGGCCGCTCAAGCTGACCATGGTCGGTAGCGATTTCACCCGCGCTGCGCTCTGCCTGCTGCTCTTCTTTGTGCACAGCATCTGGGGCTTCTACGCGGTGATGGCCGCCATCAGCATCTTCTCCAGCTTCTTCTCGCCCGCGCAGGGCGTGGCGATCCGCTCGGCCGTGCCCTTCCACGGGCTGCGTTCCGCCAACGCATTGATGCAGCAGGTCATGTTCATCATGCGCATCATCGGCGGACCCATCGCCATCATCATCGTCAATACCTTCAAGGCACGCGCCTGCTATGGCTTGGACGCCGTTAGCTTCCTCGCCTCCGGCTCGCTGATCGCCTCGCTCACGCTGATCGTACCGCGCAACCCGCATACCGAAGCCGCCGCCGAAATCCAGAAGACCTCGCAGGCCTCGGCCATCGGCCGCATCTTTATGGACATGAAGGTCGGCGGCAGCTTCATCCTGCACCACGCCGCACTGCTCTTCGTCATCGTTGCGCTGGCTGCGGGCATGTTCGTGCTCGGCTGCTTCGGCCCGCTCATCGCCGTCTATGTGCGCGATACCCTGCACGCCCCTTCCACCATCTTCGCCGTCACCAGCGCGGCCATCGGCATCGGCCTGCTCGGCGGCGTCAACATCCTGAACGTCTTCGCCAAGCGCATCCCCAACACCACGCAGGTCTACCTGGGCCTCGGCGGAATCGCGCTCGGCACAGCGTTGCTGGCCGCCGCGCCGCTGGCTGCGATCACGCTGCCGCTGCTGCACACCACTGTGCCGGTCATCATCACGGTCTTTGGATGCTTCCTCATCGGCTTCGCCTGCGCCGGCATCATCGTGCCTTCGCAGACCCTGATCCAAGAGGAGACACCCGCCGAACTGATGGGCCGCGTCGGCTCAACGACGATGTCCGCCGTCTTCGGCGCACAGATCCTCGGCCTGCTGCTCTCCGGAATCCTCGCAGACCACACCAGCGTGCGCAGCGTCTTCGCCATCTGCACCGCGATGCTCGCCGTCCTCATCGTCGCCGGCAAACTCTGGATGGAGCCCGAAGACCACCCGGCCCTCGCTTAA
- a CDS encoding type II toxin-antitoxin system VapB family antitoxin: MRTNIDIDDKLMKQAMKESGAKTKKAAVEAGLALLVKSHAQQEIRKLFGKLELDADYDYKAMRTSDKWNGSSLTWDEDAALPRPAERGTKRGTRKKAA, from the coding sequence ATGCGGACAAATATCGACATTGATGACAAGTTGATGAAGCAAGCGATGAAGGAAAGCGGCGCGAAGACCAAAAAGGCGGCGGTGGAGGCCGGACTGGCGCTGCTGGTGAAGAGCCACGCCCAGCAGGAAATACGGAAGCTGTTCGGCAAGCTCGAGTTGGACGCCGATTATGACTACAAAGCGATGCGTACTAGCGACAAATGGAACGGGTCTTCGCTGACCTGGGATGAGGACGCCGCTCTGCCGCGTCCGGCAGAACGTGGAACGAAGCGAGGAACCCGAAAGAAGGCCGCGTGA
- a CDS encoding PIN domain nuclease, with protein sequence MTIVETTVWVDLLRGTNNEHTEWMKQNLGDPNLSLTDLTLCEVLQGLRLDTLHREARRMLLKFGVHSTGGAELALAASDNFRFLRKRGITVRKTIDCLIATYCIREGHVLLHHDRDYDPFEEHLGLRVIHPARSS encoded by the coding sequence GTGACCATCGTCGAAACGACGGTCTGGGTCGATTTGCTGCGAGGAACCAACAATGAGCACACCGAGTGGATGAAACAGAACCTCGGCGATCCCAACCTCAGCCTGACCGACCTGACTCTATGCGAGGTGCTACAAGGGCTACGGCTTGACACGCTTCATCGAGAGGCGCGTCGGATGCTCTTGAAATTTGGCGTTCACTCGACGGGCGGAGCAGAGCTTGCGCTGGCTGCGTCGGACAACTTTAGATTCTTGAGAAAGCGCGGGATCACGGTTCGCAAGACAATCGACTGCCTGATCGCAACCTACTGTATTCGCGAAGGGCACGTGCTGTTGCACCACGATCGTGACTACGATCCCTTTGAGGAGCACCTGGGACTGCGTGTGATCCATCCAGCGCGGTCCAGTTAG
- the pyrR gene encoding bifunctional pyr operon transcriptional regulator/uracil phosphoribosyltransferase PyrR, translating to MSDTASTPATPETTAKPRLREKGRLLSASEIERTLVRLAHEIVERNNGASNIGLVGIKRRGVPLANRIGKLIEAIEKQPVQTGVLDISFYRDDLTTRDTRPVVEKGEIGFDVNGRDIILMDDVLYTGRTIRAALDALFDHGRPKSVQLLVLIDRGHRELPIEARFIGRTVPTSRREIIEVKLREIDGDEQVILVELAD from the coding sequence ATGAGCGACACCGCCAGCACCCCCGCCACCCCCGAGACCACCGCCAAACCCCGTCTCCGCGAGAAGGGCCGACTGCTCTCCGCCTCCGAGATCGAGCGCACCCTCGTCCGCCTGGCGCACGAGATCGTCGAGCGCAACAACGGCGCTTCCAACATCGGCCTGGTCGGCATCAAGCGTCGCGGCGTGCCGCTGGCCAACCGTATCGGGAAGCTCATTGAGGCGATCGAGAAGCAGCCCGTGCAGACCGGCGTGCTCGACATCAGCTTCTACCGCGACGACCTCACCACGCGCGACACGCGCCCGGTCGTCGAGAAGGGTGAGATCGGCTTCGACGTCAACGGCCGCGACATCATCCTGATGGACGACGTGCTCTACACGGGCCGCACGATCCGCGCCGCGCTCGATGCACTGTTCGACCATGGCCGCCCCAAGAGCGTGCAGCTGCTGGTACTGATCGACCGCGGCCACCGCGAGCTGCCGATTGAAGCCCGCTTCATCGGCCGCACCGTCCCCACCAGCCGCCGCGAGATCATCGAGGTCAAGCTGCGCGAGATCGACGGTGATGAGCAGGTGATTTTGGTGGAGCTGGCCGACTGA
- a CDS encoding tannase/feruloyl esterase family alpha/beta hydrolase has product MALRGFLPVVALLAVSATTAHAAQPCERLAKPASPHISISAATLVGAGTFTAPGSGKAIANLPAFCRVVATLTPTADSVIGTEVWMPATHWNGKYLAVGSGGWGGSIAYGALADALRRGYTASATDDGHRGSSASFIAGHPEKFIDFAYRAEHEMTMEAKALVKAFYGSAPRYSYWDGCSGGGREGLIQAARYPDEFDGIIAGDPANVRRNAWALWLANETFKDPEAYIPPAKYPMIHQAVLAACDANDGLQDGLIEDPESCHPHFAALTCKDGDGPDCLTPRQVQSAQTLISPATGKTGIVYFPRLEPGTELRWARLAGGPEPAELFYDQFRYVVYHDANWNWRSFDLDRDATKANAIDKDVDEMDPHLAAFARHGKLLLYHGWADQQVAPGSTVEFYKDAVADSGDPAKSAAWVRLFMEPGMGHCSGGEGPDTFDKISVMEAWVEQGKAPESIVASHRANGKVDRTRPLCPYPLIARYKGSGSIDEAANFSCGPAR; this is encoded by the coding sequence ATGGCTCTCCGAGGGTTTTTACCTGTTGTGGCGCTTCTTGCCGTCTCTGCAACTACCGCGCATGCCGCGCAGCCATGCGAGAGGCTCGCCAAGCCAGCGTCGCCGCACATCAGTATCTCCGCGGCCACCCTGGTTGGGGCAGGGACGTTTACAGCACCCGGCAGTGGCAAGGCGATAGCGAACCTGCCGGCGTTCTGTCGCGTGGTTGCGACGCTCACTCCTACGGCTGACTCTGTTATTGGAACCGAGGTCTGGATGCCGGCCACCCATTGGAATGGGAAGTACCTTGCTGTTGGCAGCGGCGGATGGGGTGGCTCCATCGCTTACGGTGCGCTGGCGGACGCGCTGCGTCGGGGGTATACCGCCAGCGCTACCGACGACGGGCATAGGGGCTCGAGCGCGAGCTTTATCGCCGGCCATCCTGAAAAGTTCATTGACTTTGCCTATCGCGCCGAACACGAGATGACGATGGAGGCCAAAGCATTGGTGAAAGCCTTCTACGGCTCCGCACCGCGCTACTCGTACTGGGATGGCTGCTCCGGTGGCGGGCGTGAAGGGTTGATTCAGGCGGCTCGATATCCGGATGAGTTCGATGGCATTATCGCGGGTGATCCCGCCAATGTGCGCCGCAATGCCTGGGCGCTGTGGCTGGCGAACGAGACCTTCAAAGATCCCGAGGCGTATATTCCGCCTGCGAAGTACCCGATGATCCATCAGGCCGTGCTCGCGGCATGTGATGCCAACGACGGACTGCAGGATGGCTTGATCGAAGACCCCGAGAGCTGCCATCCGCACTTCGCCGCGCTTACCTGCAAAGACGGCGATGGGCCGGATTGCCTGACGCCGCGGCAGGTGCAGAGCGCGCAGACGCTCATCAGTCCGGCGACGGGGAAGACCGGCATCGTCTACTTTCCGCGGCTTGAGCCGGGCACCGAGCTGCGCTGGGCGCGGTTGGCGGGCGGTCCGGAGCCGGCAGAGCTGTTCTACGACCAGTTTCGTTACGTCGTCTATCACGATGCCAACTGGAATTGGCGCAGCTTCGACCTCGACCGCGATGCTACGAAAGCCAATGCGATCGATAAGGACGTGGACGAGATGGATCCGCATCTTGCGGCGTTCGCCCGGCACGGCAAGCTGCTGCTGTACCACGGCTGGGCCGATCAGCAGGTGGCTCCGGGGTCGACGGTTGAGTTTTATAAGGATGCCGTTGCCGACAGCGGCGATCCGGCGAAGTCGGCTGCGTGGGTGCGGCTGTTCATGGAGCCCGGCATGGGACACTGCTCGGGCGGTGAAGGGCCGGACACCTTCGACAAGATCTCCGTGATGGAGGCTTGGGTGGAGCAGGGCAAGGCACCGGAGAGCATCGTCGCCTCGCATCGCGCGAATGGCAAGGTCGACCGCACGCGGCCGCTGTGCCCGTATCCGCTGATTGCCCGCTACAAGGGCTCGGGCAGTATCGACGAGGCTGCAAACTTCAGCTGCGGCCCCGCTCGATAG
- the tkt gene encoding transketolase, which translates to MSDPQQDALDQLSINTLRLLAVDQVQKANSGHPGAPLGCAPIAYLLFHKLMKFNPADPAWSDRDRFVLSNGHASALLYGALHLTGYDLPMSQLEQFRQWGSHTAGHPEVGETPGVEVTTGPLGQGFAMAVGLAIAEKHLAAVYNHENHTPVDHHTYVLCGDGDLMEGISHESASLAGTLELGKLIVLYDDNLISLDGPTELSYTEDVTKRFEAYHWQVLHIADGNDLVAIENAIKEAKAETKKPTLIRVRTVIGYGSPKAGTNKVHGEALGAEAVKATKKNFGFPEDKSFYVPEEAGKNWLQAKDKGAKAQAEWNEKFAAYKKAYPTLGEQYERTFAGKLSDAVAKAIPVFPTEKPVATRNAGQVVLNAVASVVPELFGGAADLTASTKTIFKDSPSFHVDPVGRNVFFGVREFGMMAAVNGMAEHGGLIPFGSTFFTFSDYCRSALRMGALQHSHSLYIFTHDSVGLGEDGPTHQPVEHLMSLRVIPQLTDFRPADANETAAVWELALERKSASFMALSRQDLPVLDAEKYKVRDGVRKGAYVLEAFGEDIVLVATGSEVEVIMKAALELKDAGINATVVSMPSFKIFEEQSEEYKMSIFPHGVPKISVEAGATMGWWKYIGREGVAIGIDKFGASAPGPIVMEHYGISVSNVVDHAKKLVKK; encoded by the coding sequence ATGAGTGATCCGCAGCAAGACGCCCTAGACCAACTTTCGATCAACACACTCCGTTTGCTCGCCGTCGACCAGGTGCAGAAGGCCAACAGTGGCCATCCCGGAGCGCCGCTGGGTTGCGCGCCAATTGCGTACCTCCTGTTCCACAAGCTGATGAAGTTCAATCCGGCCGACCCGGCCTGGAGCGACCGCGACCGCTTCGTGCTCTCCAACGGCCACGCCTCCGCGTTGCTCTACGGCGCTCTGCACCTCACCGGCTACGATCTGCCGATGAGCCAGCTGGAGCAGTTCCGCCAGTGGGGTTCGCACACCGCCGGTCACCCTGAAGTGGGTGAAACTCCGGGCGTCGAAGTCACCACCGGCCCGCTCGGACAGGGCTTTGCCATGGCCGTGGGTCTTGCCATCGCGGAGAAGCACCTCGCCGCCGTCTACAACCACGAGAACCACACCCCGGTCGACCATCATACCTACGTCCTCTGCGGCGACGGTGACCTGATGGAAGGCATCTCGCACGAGTCCGCGTCGCTCGCGGGAACGCTTGAGCTGGGTAAGCTCATCGTTCTCTACGACGACAACCTCATCTCCCTCGACGGCCCCACCGAGCTCAGCTATACCGAGGATGTGACCAAGCGCTTTGAGGCCTACCACTGGCAGGTGCTCCACATCGCCGATGGTAACGACCTCGTCGCCATCGAGAATGCCATCAAGGAAGCCAAGGCGGAGACGAAGAAGCCCACGCTGATCCGCGTTCGCACGGTCATCGGCTACGGTTCGCCCAAGGCCGGCACCAACAAGGTGCACGGCGAGGCGCTCGGGGCAGAGGCTGTCAAGGCCACCAAGAAGAACTTCGGCTTCCCTGAGGACAAGAGCTTCTACGTGCCTGAAGAGGCCGGCAAGAACTGGCTGCAGGCCAAGGACAAGGGTGCCAAGGCGCAGGCCGAGTGGAACGAAAAGTTCGCGGCCTACAAGAAGGCTTACCCCACGCTCGGCGAGCAGTACGAGCGCACCTTCGCCGGCAAGTTGAGCGACGCCGTTGCCAAAGCCATCCCCGTCTTCCCGACCGAAAAGCCCGTGGCCACGCGTAACGCGGGCCAGGTGGTGCTCAATGCCGTCGCCAGCGTGGTGCCGGAACTCTTCGGCGGCGCGGCTGATCTCACCGCTTCCACCAAGACCATCTTCAAGGACTCGCCTAGCTTCCACGTCGACCCTGTCGGCCGCAACGTCTTCTTCGGCGTGCGCGAGTTCGGCATGATGGCAGCGGTGAACGGCATGGCGGAGCACGGCGGCCTCATCCCGTTCGGCTCCACGTTCTTCACTTTCAGCGACTACTGCCGTTCGGCCCTTCGCATGGGCGCGCTGCAGCACAGCCACTCGCTCTACATCTTCACGCACGACTCCGTTGGCCTGGGCGAAGACGGTCCCACGCACCAGCCGGTTGAGCACCTGATGTCGTTGCGCGTCATCCCGCAGCTCACCGACTTCCGCCCCGCGGACGCGAACGAGACGGCTGCCGTCTGGGAGCTTGCCCTGGAGCGCAAGAGCGCCAGCTTTATGGCTCTCAGCCGCCAGGATCTTCCTGTCCTCGATGCCGAAAAGTACAAGGTGCGCGACGGTGTCCGCAAGGGCGCTTATGTTCTCGAGGCCTTCGGCGAGGACATCGTCCTCGTCGCGACCGGTTCCGAGGTCGAGGTCATCATGAAGGCCGCGCTGGAGTTGAAGGACGCGGGCATCAACGCGACCGTCGTCTCCATGCCCAGCTTCAAGATCTTCGAGGAGCAGAGCGAAGAGTACAAGATGTCGATCTTCCCGCACGGCGTGCCGAAGATCTCCGTCGAAGCCGGCGCCACGATGGGCTGGTGGAAGTACATCGGCCGCGAGGGTGTCGCCATTGGCATCGACAAGTTCGGCGCGTCTGCACCGGGCCCCATCGTGATGGAGCACTATGGTATCTCGGTCTCCAACGTTGTCGATCACGCAAAGAAGCTGGTCAAGAAGTAA